In one Saccharibacillus brassicae genomic region, the following are encoded:
- a CDS encoding serine hydrolase domain-containing protein → MKKIQTFKLALAALLLSSSAAFPFVATVSAAAPEAPPVSSAPNWTPTQIDAYAEAAMQRLHIPGLAVGIVRGDRILYAQGYGSAGPGAGPMTAQTPLAIGSTTKSFTALAVMQLVERGEIALDAPVTDYMPEFSLADPARSADITVSDLLHQSSGLSTYDGVAFLSRGTGTLEHHVADLRKVSQTQPAGVGYQYSNLNYNILGAIVERVSGLSYEDYVQRRIFDPLGMHNSFPSPERARTAWTERSGLRPPSGHQFLFGLTVPTRLADHSGTVPSGYLVSTAEDMSKYLLMQMNDGSAGEERLLSAENTELMRQPSADMHDGSFYGMGWVLTGDSAGHNGTTENTYSEMRIRDGYGIFVLANSVDPLVVGYSGLIPGIDDILHGRAPSLDSLPDFVKLYGIADGIVLAIALLFAGSVRSLFRWRKAFRPTGWKIAWNSALLLVCNVAFPLLTLHVLAGLAPWDVALTWAPGIGWGLVLLPWMLFVTGGLKLALMLRAIAGRRRAVPGEAHGTAA, encoded by the coding sequence ATGAAAAAGATCCAAACGTTCAAACTCGCTCTGGCCGCACTGCTGCTGTCTTCTTCCGCTGCCTTCCCGTTCGTCGCGACCGTCTCCGCAGCCGCCCCCGAAGCTCCGCCCGTGTCTTCGGCGCCGAACTGGACTCCGACGCAAATCGATGCCTACGCCGAGGCCGCCATGCAGCGCCTGCATATCCCCGGCCTGGCCGTCGGCATCGTCCGGGGCGACCGAATCCTGTACGCGCAGGGCTACGGCAGCGCCGGTCCCGGCGCCGGCCCGATGACGGCGCAGACGCCGCTCGCGATCGGTTCGACGACCAAATCGTTTACCGCGCTTGCGGTCATGCAGCTCGTCGAACGGGGCGAAATCGCGCTGGACGCGCCGGTGACCGACTATATGCCGGAATTCTCGCTGGCCGATCCGGCGCGCTCCGCCGACATTACAGTGTCCGACCTGCTGCACCAGAGCAGCGGATTGTCCACCTACGACGGCGTCGCTTTTTTGTCCAGAGGAACCGGAACGCTCGAACATCACGTCGCGGACCTGCGGAAAGTCTCGCAGACGCAGCCTGCCGGAGTCGGTTATCAATACTCCAACCTGAACTACAATATTCTCGGCGCGATCGTCGAACGGGTATCCGGCCTGTCGTACGAAGACTATGTTCAGCGGCGCATCTTCGATCCGCTCGGCATGCACAACAGCTTCCCGTCGCCGGAACGGGCGCGCACGGCATGGACCGAACGCTCCGGGCTGCGGCCGCCGTCCGGCCACCAGTTTTTGTTCGGCTTGACCGTACCTACCCGCCTGGCCGACCATTCCGGCACCGTGCCGTCCGGTTATCTCGTCTCCACCGCGGAAGACATGTCAAAGTATCTGCTCATGCAGATGAACGACGGTTCCGCGGGCGAGGAACGCCTTTTGTCCGCCGAAAATACGGAGCTCATGCGGCAGCCGTCCGCGGATATGCACGACGGCTCCTTTTACGGCATGGGCTGGGTGCTGACCGGCGATTCGGCCGGGCATAACGGCACGACGGAAAATACATATTCGGAAATGCGCATCCGCGACGGTTACGGCATCTTCGTGCTCGCGAACTCGGTCGACCCGCTCGTCGTCGGCTACTCCGGCCTTATTCCCGGCATCGACGATATCCTGCACGGACGCGCGCCTTCGCTCGACAGCCTGCCGGACTTCGTCAAATTGTACGGCATCGCGGACGGAATCGTGCTGGCGATCGCGCTGCTGTTTGCGGGTTCGGTGCGCAGTTTGTTCCGCTGGAGAAAAGCGTTTCGGCCGACCGGCTGGAAAATCGCCTGGAACTCGGCTTTGCTGCTGGTGTGCAACGTCGCGTTTCCGCTGCTGACGCTGCACGTGCTGGCCGGACTCGCTCCATGGGACGTCGCGCTGACGTGGGCGCCGGGCATCGGCTGGGGACTTGTACTGCTGCCGTGGATGCTCTTTGTGACCGGCGGGCTCAAGCTTGCGCTGATGCTTCGGGCGATCGCCGGGCGCAGACGCGCCGTGCCGGGAGAAGCGCACGGCACGGCGGCTTGA
- the licT gene encoding BglG family transcription antiterminator LicT, giving the protein MQILRVLNNNVITSLDGSEIEIVVMGRGLAFQKKPGDEVDADKIEKVFRPESNDSSRKLKELLEQIPMEYVQLTEEIRKLAALMLDKEFGDSIYLSLTDHIHFAVERQRRGLEIKNGLLLEVKSLYKAEYQVGRSALKLIKERIGVELPDDEAAFIAMHLVNAQLGEEMPVLMNITKIMQDILDLVRTHFDLEYDVDSISYYRFVTHLKFFAQRLISGDHSGNNYDSLYEIVKENCPEAYPCTERIEAYIAEHYDYRLNKEEMLYLTIHIDRIAKA; this is encoded by the coding sequence ATGCAAATCCTGAGGGTGCTCAACAACAACGTCATTACGTCGCTGGACGGCAGCGAGATCGAGATCGTCGTGATGGGCCGGGGGCTCGCTTTTCAAAAAAAGCCGGGAGACGAGGTCGACGCGGACAAGATCGAGAAGGTGTTTCGTCCGGAAAGCAACGATTCGTCCCGCAAACTCAAGGAACTGTTGGAACAGATTCCGATGGAATACGTTCAGCTGACCGAGGAGATCCGCAAACTGGCCGCCCTCATGCTGGACAAGGAGTTCGGGGATTCGATCTATCTCTCGCTGACGGACCATATCCACTTCGCGGTGGAGCGCCAGCGGCGCGGGCTGGAGATCAAGAACGGTCTGCTGCTTGAGGTCAAAAGCCTGTACAAAGCCGAATACCAGGTCGGGCGTTCCGCGCTCAAACTGATCAAGGAACGGATCGGAGTGGAACTGCCCGACGACGAAGCGGCGTTTATCGCGATGCATCTCGTCAACGCGCAGCTCGGCGAAGAAATGCCTGTCCTGATGAATATCACGAAGATTATGCAGGACATTCTCGATCTGGTGCGCACGCATTTCGATCTGGAATACGACGTCGATTCGATCAGCTATTACCGCTTCGTGACGCATTTGAAATTTTTCGCGCAGCGGCTGATCAGCGGCGACCATTCCGGCAACAACTACGACAGCCTGTACGAGATCGTCAAGGAAAACTGTCCGGAAGCTTATCCCTGCACGGAACGGATCGAAGCTTATATCGCCGAACATTACGACTACCGGTTGAACAAGGAAGAAATGCTGTATCTGACTATCCATATCGACCGGATTGCCAAAGCCTGA
- a CDS encoding beta-glucoside-specific PTS transporter subunit IIABC, with product MSKHEQTAKAVLEKIGGAANVNTMTHCMTRLRFELKDNTKADRAALENTPGVMGTNIAGSQFQVIIGNDVPNVYAEINKRASFGGGSAPAGGEDAPQTKKNPFSALLDIISGIFTPLLPALAGAGMIKALLSVSDVFGWMAQDGSTYQILKAIGDGTFYFLPILIAFSAARKFGSSAFIAAAIAAAILHPDLTALLGGGTAVSFLGLPVTSVTYSSSVIPILLAVWVSSYVEKLFNKVIPSALKVLLVPMLTLLVIAPATLIAIGPLGSLIGDGLSGGITYLLDNTGIFGGILLGGTMSLIIMTGMHWALVPIAILAIAEQGFDYILPIMFVANLGQAGAAFGVFLRSRNVQFKSLALSTSFSAMMGITEPAMYGVNMRLKKPFVSALIGGAAGGAVYGLFHVKIYTMAGSVGLPGIPAMIGPTFAYGLVGIGLAFITATVVTFLIGFEDVASPASAGSEPQPVAATASADASADAAAAPTPAASAASAAAVPQPVIAKLRDTELLSPLTGTVKALADVEDVTFAGEYMGKGIAVMPTAGVVTAPADGIVNSLAVTKHAIGMQTADGAELLIHVGLNTVRLKGRHFAVLVEEGQAVTAGQPLLTFDMSAIRAAGYDLTTPMIVTNTKEYAGIAGVRSGAVESGQPLLKLDVAAPRLEASGD from the coding sequence ATGAGCAAGCACGAACAGACCGCGAAGGCCGTCCTGGAAAAAATCGGCGGCGCCGCAAACGTCAACACGATGACGCACTGCATGACCCGCCTGCGCTTCGAACTCAAAGACAATACCAAAGCCGACCGGGCCGCGCTGGAAAATACGCCGGGCGTGATGGGCACCAATATCGCCGGTTCCCAGTTCCAGGTCATCATCGGCAACGACGTGCCGAACGTCTACGCAGAAATCAACAAACGCGCGTCGTTCGGCGGCGGTTCCGCCCCGGCCGGCGGCGAAGATGCCCCGCAAACGAAAAAAAATCCGTTCTCCGCGCTGCTGGACATCATCTCCGGCATCTTCACTCCGCTGCTTCCGGCGCTTGCCGGCGCGGGCATGATCAAGGCGCTGCTGTCCGTCTCCGACGTATTCGGCTGGATGGCGCAGGATGGCAGCACCTATCAGATCCTGAAAGCGATCGGCGACGGCACGTTCTACTTCCTGCCGATTCTGATCGCGTTCAGCGCGGCGCGCAAGTTCGGCAGCAGCGCCTTTATCGCGGCCGCCATCGCGGCGGCGATTCTGCACCCGGACCTGACCGCCCTGCTCGGCGGCGGAACGGCGGTCAGCTTCCTCGGACTGCCCGTGACCTCCGTCACATATTCCTCGTCGGTCATTCCGATTCTGCTCGCCGTCTGGGTGTCTTCCTACGTCGAGAAGCTGTTCAACAAAGTCATTCCGAGCGCGCTCAAAGTGCTGCTCGTTCCGATGCTCACCCTGCTCGTCATCGCGCCGGCCACGCTGATCGCGATCGGCCCGCTGGGCAGCCTGATCGGCGACGGGCTGTCGGGCGGCATCACGTACCTGCTCGATAACACCGGCATCTTCGGCGGCATCCTGCTCGGCGGCACCATGTCGCTGATCATCATGACCGGCATGCACTGGGCACTCGTCCCGATCGCTATTCTCGCAATCGCGGAGCAGGGCTTCGATTACATCCTGCCGATCATGTTCGTGGCGAACCTCGGGCAGGCCGGCGCCGCATTCGGCGTCTTCCTGCGCTCGCGCAACGTACAGTTCAAGTCGCTTGCCCTGTCGACCAGCTTCTCGGCCATGATGGGCATTACCGAACCGGCCATGTACGGCGTTAACATGCGCCTCAAAAAGCCGTTCGTCTCCGCCCTGATCGGCGGCGCGGCAGGCGGCGCCGTCTACGGACTGTTCCACGTCAAGATCTACACGATGGCCGGCAGCGTCGGCCTGCCGGGCATTCCGGCCATGATCGGCCCGACGTTCGCCTACGGCCTCGTCGGCATCGGCCTGGCCTTCATCACGGCCACCGTCGTGACGTTCCTGATCGGCTTCGAAGACGTCGCTTCGCCGGCTTCGGCCGGCAGCGAGCCGCAGCCTGTGGCTGCGACGGCGTCGGCGGATGCCTCTGCGGACGCAGCTGCGGCGCCAACGCCCGCTGCTTCGGCCGCTTCGGCTGCGGCAGTTCCGCAGCCGGTCATCGCCAAGCTGCGCGATACCGAGCTGCTCAGCCCGCTGACCGGCACGGTCAAAGCGCTCGCCGACGTCGAAGACGTCACGTTCGCCGGCGAATACATGGGCAAAGGCATCGCGGTCATGCCGACTGCCGGCGTCGTCACCGCTCCGGCGGACGGCATCGTGAACTCGCTCGCCGTCACCAAGCACGCGATCGGCATGCAGACCGCCGACGGCGCGGAACTGCTGATCCACGTCGGCCTGAACACCGTCCGCCTCAAAGGCCGCCACTTCGCCGTACTCGTCGAAGAAGGCCAAGCCGTAACGGCCGGCCAGCCGCTGCTCACGTTCGACATGAGCGCGATCCGCGCAGCCGGCTACGACCTGACCACGCCGATGATCGTGACCAACACCAAAGAATACGCCGGCATCGCCGGCGTCCGCAGCGGCGCCGTCGAGTCCGGCCAACCGCTGCTGAAGCTCGACGTCGCCGCCCCGCGGCTGGAGGCTTCGGGGGACTGA
- a CDS encoding copper amine oxidase N-terminal domain-containing protein: MKKILIASLLGSAVLGASAAQAAPATTPAAAAKPAATTTTTASEPAAKIYGNDGMVMPSAYPFFIKSTLYATADVIKQLDIEGLQVAWDNKTKSYTYTRGDRMVKIMADSNVAWVNGKEVKLEGSATFKRGMLRVPVGIIVRGVGESITWDKATQTLWVGDSSK, from the coding sequence ATGAAAAAAATATTGATCGCATCGCTGCTCGGTTCCGCTGTACTGGGGGCATCCGCCGCACAGGCCGCTCCGGCTACCACACCGGCTGCCGCAGCGAAACCGGCCGCTACCACTACGACGACCGCATCCGAACCGGCTGCCAAGATCTACGGCAACGACGGCATGGTTATGCCTAGCGCTTACCCGTTCTTCATCAAAAGCACGCTTTACGCCACGGCAGACGTGATCAAGCAGCTGGATATCGAAGGGCTGCAAGTTGCCTGGGACAACAAAACGAAAAGCTACACGTACACGCGCGGCGACCGCATGGTCAAAATCATGGCCGACAGCAATGTCGCCTGGGTCAACGGCAAAGAAGTGAAGCTGGAAGGTTCGGCTACCTTCAAACGCGGCATGCTGCGCGTGCCGGTCGGCATTATCGTGCGCGGCGTAGGCGAGTCGATCACTTGGGACAAAGCGACCCAAACGCTGTGGGTCGGCGATTCGAGCAAGTAA
- a CDS encoding substrate-binding domain-containing protein, with protein sequence MARPKKISMQNIADRLGLSKNAVSLALSGKKGVSETVRRSVLAAAEELGYEPPAAAGRADRASRNVLVLVPERVVSYADNEHFHFFHDMLWILEESIRARGCNAVIARIDAQMESGLILPRLYDDVDHIGLILFGIVDKPYARQVWETGAPLVMLDSYYRDLPCAAAVSANTEGAEAVVRRLIERGHRRIGFIGPANLTTSHEERWFGYWRAMREAGLPIEESHTLLEAGDFDEETNEREIGEFLERIGAWADASEAEGGNRASLSGESGGVGGSGEGSESERSRASSSASVSSDAERSRASSGASVSSDAERSRASSGASVSSDAERSRASSGANVPSDAERSRVSSGAERRPTAFFCGNDRLALLLIRRLRARGIAVPQDVEVAGFDGLRQAASPESGLSVTVRVDKRKMCEAAVDLLLGGYGHRREAVRWTVDGQLLPVDEAAASL encoded by the coding sequence ATGGCCAGACCGAAAAAAATTTCCATGCAGAACATCGCGGACCGGCTGGGACTGTCCAAAAACGCGGTCTCTCTGGCTTTGTCGGGGAAAAAAGGCGTGAGCGAGACTGTCCGGCGTTCGGTTCTGGCTGCGGCGGAGGAGCTGGGCTACGAACCGCCCGCCGCTGCCGGCCGGGCGGATCGAGCAAGCCGAAACGTGTTGGTGCTGGTGCCGGAGCGGGTCGTCAGCTACGCGGACAACGAACACTTCCACTTTTTCCACGACATGCTGTGGATTCTGGAAGAAAGTATCCGCGCGCGCGGCTGCAACGCCGTCATCGCGCGGATCGACGCGCAGATGGAGAGCGGGCTGATCCTGCCCCGCCTGTACGACGACGTGGACCATATCGGCCTCATCCTGTTCGGAATCGTCGACAAGCCGTACGCTCGCCAGGTGTGGGAGACCGGCGCGCCGCTCGTTATGCTCGACTCGTATTACCGCGATCTGCCGTGCGCCGCGGCCGTGTCGGCCAATACGGAAGGCGCGGAAGCGGTCGTCCGCCGGCTGATCGAACGAGGTCATCGCCGAATCGGCTTTATCGGCCCGGCCAATCTGACGACCAGCCACGAAGAGCGCTGGTTCGGCTACTGGCGGGCGATGCGCGAAGCCGGCCTGCCGATCGAAGAGTCCCATACGCTGCTGGAAGCCGGCGACTTCGACGAAGAAACGAACGAGCGCGAGATCGGCGAGTTTTTGGAGCGGATCGGGGCTTGGGCGGATGCTTCGGAAGCGGAGGGTGGGAACAGGGCGAGTCTCTCCGGGGAGTCGGGAGGTGTGGGCGGTTCGGGCGAGGGAAGCGAATCGGAGAGGAGTCGGGCGTCGAGTAGCGCGAGTGTGTCGAGCGATGCGGAGCGGAGTCGGGCGTCGAGCGGCGCGAGTGTGTCGAGTGACGCGGAGCGGAGTCGGGCGTCGAGCGGCGCGAGTGTGTCGAGTGACGCGGAGCGGAGTCGGGCGTCGAGCGGTGCGAATGTGCCGAGTGACGCGGAGAGGAGTCGGGTGTCGAGCGGCGCGGAGCGGCGTCCGACCGCCTTTTTCTGCGGCAATGACAGGCTGGCTCTGCTGCTGATCCGCCGCCTGCGGGCACGCGGCATCGCCGTTCCGCAGGATGTCGAGGTCGCCGGCTTCGACGGGCTGCGGCAGGCCGCGAGCCCGGAATCCGGTCTGTCCGTGACGGTCCGGGTCGACAAACGCAAAATGTGCGAAGCCGCCGTCGACCTACTGCTGGGCGGATACGGACACCGGCGCGAAGCGGTGCGCTGGACGGTCGACGGCCAACTGCTGCCGGTGGACGAGGCGGCTGCTTCTTTGTGA
- a CDS encoding ROK family protein, whose protein sequence is MIAIGIDIGGTKIAVGLVDDRGTVLAQQSLKTDPDKTPAALIEETAAAVNELLEQQNIGPSDVKGIGVGAPGPLDAKHGRLDSPPNLPTWHGFGVVEELRKHFGAWPVHFQNDATAAALAEKWLGAARDADNFIFITVSTGIGAGIYMHGRLITGASGNAGDVGYIMVEPGAAGTEGYWEQIASGTAIARQASELLGRPVGTKEAFDLAAGGDEPMKQLIETTYRRLGMGCVSLINTLDPELLVIGGGVSQIGEPLLDAIRSYVSEHALSPAGRRTEIVPAALSQNAGLIGAASLVHQAY, encoded by the coding sequence ATGATCGCAATCGGAATCGATATCGGCGGCACCAAAATAGCGGTAGGGCTCGTCGACGACAGAGGCACCGTATTGGCGCAGCAGTCGCTCAAGACGGACCCGGACAAAACGCCGGCGGCGCTGATCGAAGAAACGGCGGCCGCGGTAAACGAACTGCTGGAGCAGCAAAATATCGGCCCGTCCGACGTCAAAGGCATCGGAGTCGGCGCGCCGGGACCGCTCGACGCCAAGCACGGACGGCTCGACAGCCCGCCCAATCTGCCCACCTGGCACGGATTTGGCGTCGTCGAGGAGCTGCGCAAGCATTTCGGCGCATGGCCGGTCCATTTCCAGAACGACGCGACGGCAGCGGCGCTGGCGGAGAAATGGCTGGGCGCGGCGCGGGATGCGGACAACTTTATTTTTATCACGGTGAGCACGGGTATCGGCGCGGGCATCTACATGCACGGACGGCTGATCACGGGCGCATCCGGCAACGCGGGCGACGTCGGCTACATCATGGTGGAGCCGGGCGCGGCGGGCACCGAAGGCTACTGGGAACAGATCGCTTCCGGCACGGCCATCGCGCGCCAGGCGTCGGAGCTGCTGGGCCGGCCGGTCGGCACGAAGGAAGCGTTCGACCTGGCCGCGGGCGGCGACGAACCGATGAAGCAGCTGATCGAAACCACTTACCGGCGCCTCGGCATGGGCTGCGTCTCGCTGATCAACACGCTCGATCCCGAGCTGCTCGTTATCGGCGGCGGCGTGTCGCAGATCGGCGAACCGCTGCTGGACGCGATTCGATCGTACGTCTCGGAGCACGCGCTGAGCCCGGCCGGACGCCGCACGGAGATCGTTCCCGCGGCGCTGAGCCAGAATGCCGGCCTGATCGGTGCGGCTTCGCTCGTGCATCAGGCGTATTAA
- the manA gene encoding mannose-6-phosphate isomerase, class I, with product MNEPIFLTPVFQERIWGGTKLNTLFGYEIPNDKTGECWAVSGHKNGQSVVHNGPYAGTKLGDLWVDHPELFGDSESDVFPLLTKILDASDDLSVQVHPDDAYARQFENGELGKTECWYIVDAEPGSSIIYGHNAQSHEELRSMIEAGQWEKLLTQIEVKPGDFFYVPSGTIHALGKGIVVLETQQSSDTTYRVYDYDRTDANGQGRELHLEKAIEVTTVPQSYTGGAYETDRLDGVTVTKFVSNDFFTVQKWEVDGSASFDARERYTIVSILDGAGTLHSESGEYELSKGDHFILPAGFGPYTLTGKLTTISSWE from the coding sequence ATGAACGAACCGATTTTTCTGACGCCCGTTTTCCAGGAACGCATCTGGGGCGGAACCAAGCTGAACACGCTGTTCGGCTACGAGATTCCCAACGACAAGACCGGCGAATGCTGGGCGGTATCGGGCCACAAGAACGGACAAAGCGTCGTACATAACGGCCCTTACGCGGGCACGAAGCTGGGCGATCTGTGGGTCGACCATCCGGAGCTGTTCGGCGATTCGGAGTCCGACGTGTTCCCGCTGCTGACCAAAATCCTCGACGCTTCCGACGATCTGTCGGTTCAGGTCCACCCGGACGACGCGTACGCGCGGCAGTTCGAGAACGGCGAGCTGGGCAAAACCGAATGCTGGTACATCGTCGATGCCGAACCGGGCTCGTCGATCATCTACGGCCATAACGCGCAGTCGCATGAAGAGCTGCGTTCGATGATCGAAGCCGGCCAGTGGGAAAAGCTGCTGACGCAAATCGAAGTGAAGCCGGGCGATTTCTTCTACGTGCCAAGCGGTACGATTCATGCGCTGGGCAAAGGCATCGTCGTGCTGGAAACGCAGCAAAGTTCCGATACGACGTACCGCGTGTACGACTATGACCGCACAGACGCCAACGGCCAGGGCCGCGAGCTGCATCTGGAAAAAGCGATCGAAGTGACCACCGTGCCCCAGTCCTACACCGGCGGCGCGTACGAGACCGATCGCCTCGACGGCGTGACCGTGACCAAATTCGTCTCGAACGACTTTTTCACCGTGCAAAAATGGGAAGTCGACGGCAGCGCCTCATTCGACGCCCGCGAGCGCTACACGATCGTAAGCATTCTGGACGGCGCCGGCACCCTGCACAGCGAATCCGGCGAATACGAACTGTCCAAAGGCGACCACTTCATTCTGCCGGCCGGCTTCGGACCTTACACGCTTACCGGGAAGCTGACGACGATTTCTTCCTGGGAATAG
- a CDS encoding SDR family NAD(P)-dependent oxidoreductase, translated as MNAHNAVITGADRGLGFALAEGLLERGWRVFAGSYLPHWPQLAELRERYPDLLVILPLDVSSDASVQAAAAAVEERTRSIDLLINNAGVITDKNEDAIRVPQDYEEIIRLYQVNSLGPVRTSEAFLPLLEHGELKRLCYVSSEAGSIGKAERTAWFAYCMSKAALNRGIRHLFGRLRPDGYTFRLYHPGWMRTYMSGERNAEAELEPSESAAPALDYFLGSTLPWDDKAHAIDEDELVMRDWQGREWPW; from the coding sequence ATGAATGCACATAACGCCGTGATTACCGGCGCGGACCGGGGACTCGGATTCGCGCTGGCCGAAGGACTGCTTGAACGCGGCTGGCGCGTATTCGCCGGCAGCTATTTGCCGCATTGGCCGCAGCTCGCCGAGCTGCGGGAACGTTACCCCGACCTGTTGGTCATTCTGCCGCTCGACGTGTCTTCCGACGCTTCCGTGCAGGCCGCCGCGGCGGCTGTGGAAGAACGGACGCGCAGCATTGATCTCTTAATCAACAACGCGGGCGTCATTACGGACAAGAACGAAGATGCGATTCGTGTCCCGCAGGATTACGAAGAGATCATCCGCCTGTACCAGGTCAATTCGCTTGGACCCGTACGAACGAGCGAAGCTTTCCTGCCGCTGCTGGAACACGGCGAACTCAAGCGGCTGTGTTACGTTTCGTCCGAAGCGGGCAGCATCGGCAAAGCCGAGCGAACCGCCTGGTTCGCCTACTGCATGTCCAAAGCCGCGCTCAACCGCGGTATCCGCCACCTGTTCGGCCGCCTGCGCCCGGACGGCTACACGTTCCGGCTGTACCATCCCGGCTGGATGCGCACCTACATGTCCGGCGAACGCAACGCCGAAGCCGAACTGGAACCGTCCGAGTCGGCCGCGCCCGCGCTGGACTACTTCCTCGGCAGCACGCTGCCGTGGGACGATAAAGCGCACGCGATCGACGAAGACGAACTCGTCATGCGCGACTGGCAGGGGCGGGAGTGGCCCTGGTAG
- a CDS encoding ThuA domain-containing protein, translating to MKVWVICEDRWHPADTIRQGLAQLDENEFQFTLTDRVEEFDPARLGDYPVVLVCRSNSQSDEEKAYWMNENVQQAFEHYVERGGALLAVHAGTAGYDKEEGLFRRLLGGVFTHHPEACEVTIRPDKQHPIAAGIEEFAVHDEHYFMEWEDPVADLIMTTVSKHGAQPGGWTRTYGRGRVAVLTPGHELGVWTHPRYLRLLRSALYWCAKQAPAGQSI from the coding sequence ATGAAGGTATGGGTCATTTGCGAAGATCGCTGGCATCCCGCGGACACGATCCGGCAGGGCTTGGCGCAGCTGGACGAGAACGAATTCCAATTTACGCTGACCGACCGCGTGGAAGAGTTCGATCCCGCGCGCCTGGGTGATTATCCGGTTGTGCTGGTGTGCCGTTCGAACAGCCAATCGGACGAGGAAAAAGCGTACTGGATGAACGAAAACGTCCAGCAGGCGTTCGAGCATTACGTCGAGCGCGGCGGGGCACTGCTGGCCGTGCACGCAGGCACCGCCGGCTATGACAAGGAAGAAGGGCTGTTCCGCCGTCTGCTGGGCGGCGTGTTCACGCATCACCCCGAAGCGTGCGAAGTGACGATCCGGCCGGACAAGCAGCATCCGATCGCGGCAGGCATCGAAGAATTCGCCGTGCACGACGAACACTATTTTATGGAATGGGAAGATCCCGTCGCGGACCTGATCATGACGACGGTATCGAAGCACGGCGCCCAGCCGGGCGGCTGGACGCGCACTTACGGGCGCGGCCGCGTGGCCGTGCTGACGCCGGGGCACGAGCTTGGCGTATGGACGCATCCGAGGTATTTGCGCCTGCTGCGCAGCGCGCTGTACTGGTGCGCCAAGCAGGCGCCGGCCGGGCAGTCGATCTAA